The region CTTGATACCGTCGAACTGCAATTCGTCGTCCGGCTGGGCCGGAAATCCCAGCGCCGCCATATACGGAAATTCTCCGCTCTTCGCCCGCTCGCCGTTGAAGACGACCGTGTAGAAGGGAAATTCGAGTTTCCCTACCTTCTTTTTGAATCCCTCGCAGGCCTTCTTCGCCCTGGCGCCCCGTACGGACGATTTTCGCCCGGCGCCGTCGCCGCAGCAGACGATTTCGTCGAAACGCGTGAAACCGCAGCGGCCGGCCGGTCCGCTGTAGAGTCCCTCCCGTACCTCCTGCATCCTCGACGGGCAATCTACCATTTTTCGACAGACGCCTTCCCCACGGCCATTTTCCATGCGGCAGCGAGACCCCTCGAACAAATTCTTGTTCACCAAACGCGGTGGATTCAAGGTCGCGGGCGACGACAGTACGGTGCTCAGTAAAAATAGGCGAAGAACTAGCGAAAATATCCGCCCCGGTGTCCCCTCCATATTCGAACGGTCTCCTCTCCACAAGAATTGGCAAAAATCCTCTCAGATCGGCAGAGGCTGCGGTGCAACGATCGACTGACAATCGACGCTCCGAATCACCGATAGATATTTTCCTCCTCGATCGTCGTACTTTATCCTCCTTCCTCAACGGAATTCAAGACCGGTAGCGCGTGTTCTGTGTGAGGGGGGCAAGAGAAGTTACATTTACAGCGCACGAACACGTTCCAACGAAAACCTGATTCCGATGTTATACATACGCGATATTCACAACAATGACGTATATAGACTGATGATATTAACGCGACTTTCTACCGATTAAATTATATTCTTTCCTCATTGTTCTCCGACGCGTCGTCTACGACCTTCGTCTTCTCTGCGATGACGAGGAAAATGAAGCGATCGACGATCAATTACTGGACTCCGGCCAGACCCGCTCCTCGATCCACCCGAGGTGCTCGTAAACCGAAACGTAGACTCCCGGAAAGCTTCTGCCTCCGTCGCAAAATTGTCCCGAGGACGCGACCCCGACGACGGGCGAAAACGGCCCCTCCGAGGCGAGGAGAGGACCTCCGTCGCTCCGCCGAAGAGCGTCGCACCTCACCGGATCGGCAGCGCAGATCACGCCGTCGTCAAATCCATTCGCTGTGGAATTCTCGTAGATCTTGGAGCAGCTCTTCCTCTCCACGACGTCGAGGCCTCCGGCCACGATGAGTCTCGAGGAGCCCGCGTCCTCGGGATCGGGGACCCCCCATCCCAGGGCGGTGAGGGAACGGCGGCTCcctaattttcgtttttcgaggGGCTCCGCGGTCAGACAGGTGGGGCGAACGTGGTTCGAGAAAACGGCGAGATCCCGGAGCTCCAATACCGCGATGTCGTTGCGATCGGAGCTCCGGTTGTACCCGGGATGACCGACGATCCGGGAAATTGGAATTCGCTGCGTTGATTTCGGGTGCAGAGGAATGGCGGAGTATAACGTGGCGCCCAGAATCGCCTCGACGGGAACCAGTTCTCGAACGTTGCTGACGCAGTGGGCTGCGGTCAGAACGTGTTTCTGGGAAATCAAGGCTCCGGCGCAAATGTATCTCATTCCTCCCAACGCCTCCCGCTTCTCCTGGGCCCCCCCGGACCCCGGGTACCCGAGGGCCACCATATGGGGATATTCTACGTGTCGCCATTTTACCCCCTCGTAGAGCAGCGAGTTCCCTTCGATTTCGGCGAACGTTTTCTTGTAGTTCTCGCAGGCGGCTGCCGCGGCCCTCTTCGTCGGACCCGCAGCCCCCGAATTTCTCGCGGACCTGGAGCGCTCCGCGCAGCAGACTATTTCCTCGAAATTGGCAAAACCGCAGCGGTCGGCCCCGCTGTACCTCCCGTCCTTGATCTCTTGCATCCTGGACGAACAGTCCGTTAGTTTCACGCACACTCCTTCGCCCTGACCGTTTTCCAAATCGCATCGGTTTCCCTCGTAGTATCCGTGGTCCTGGAAGACCGGATTATCCGCTGAGCAAAAATCGAAGTAAAGCGTTGCGATCAGAAGCGCGGATAACCGCGGTAAGGAGGGCGATAGTTTGCCCATCGCTGTTTAATTCACCGTTGAAATAATCACGAAATTGATCGGTGTGATCACCGAATGAAGATCGGGAAGATGCACTTATATTCGTAACGCGTGCACTGCTCGAGCTGCGCCACTCGACTGCAGCGGTCGGACGAATTCCAAGTCCTGCACCGACGTTCAACGAACTCTGACATTCGTTCAGGGTTTTCCCGAATCCTCCATGATCCTGAAATTCAGTTGCACCGTTCCTTTTGTACCTGCAAAAGTTGTGGAATAAAATGATGTAAACTTATATCGCCCCGTCTACTTTCAATTTGGAAATACGCACCGCGAGTCTGTGGGTGTACAGAACCACGAGGAAACGATCGTCCGTGTGAAGTATCATTGACGAGGATTAATTAAAAGCGTCGTTAATGTTTccccgaaatttttcaacgtcttGGCGCCCCGTTGACGTCATTGTTGACGGACGCTAAAATAGTAGCGCGCTCGGTGACGAAGTGGTGAATCACAAAGAGCGCAAAACTTTCAGTTCCCTCTCTCCTTCGACGTTGGTATCTGGCTCAAGAGTTGAGTTTTTGTTCTAGTTAAGTGGTAGGATCTCCGGCGTAAATATcatggataaataaaaataagatgcCTACGCGATTTGTGGTGAACTGTTTTTAGACTGGTTACGTGCTCGTTTTCGATGATGTTCGCGGTGAAGCGACTGAACGTGTGTTGATCCGAGATAACGCCAGCGTCCTTATGTCGCGGTTATTTATGTATTGTGAAATAATACCTCGAGCAGTGAAACACACCCCTTGCACGTCGTGTGTGTCGGGAGGAGAGGAAAGAGTTCACGTCATCCGATAACAGGAACAATCCATGAAGTAAAATGCCATTCAAATTTCACctgaaaaaaagtcgacaGTACAATGTGGTCTCGAGGAATCAGTACGTCATTTGCGTGGAACTGTTGGACACTGGCTCCATCGAGTGCACGTTGGACATTCAGAGTTTGGGGCACGAATGTCTCACAAATGTCACGCAGAGGCTGGGTCTCGGACAGCCCGAGTTCTTCGGCCTCAGTTACATCTCTAGGGACGGAGCTCCTACCTCTCGGTGGGTCCAGATGGACAAACCTCTCAAACGGCAGCTGGAAAAGGAAGCGAGAAACTTCAATCTCCAGCTCAGAGTCATGTACTTTGTGACGGACATACAACTCATACAAGACGAAATTACCAGGCAAGTCTAGGGCTGTCCGCTAaacaaatttcgaacaaaTACAAGGCCAGTAATTACTAGATGAATTGCGTTTTAGATACCACTACTACTTACAGCTGAAAATGGATGTGATAGAAGGTAGAATTCATTGCGATCCCAGAGAAGCTAGTACCCTGGCGAGTTACTCTATGCAAGCGGAATTCGGGAATTACGACTCCCAGCGACACACGGTGGAATAC is a window of Athalia rosae chromosome 8, iyAthRosa1.1, whole genome shotgun sequence DNA encoding:
- the LOC105686678 gene encoding serine protease snake-like isoform X2; this encodes MQEIKDGRYSGADRCGFANFEEIVCCAERSRSARNSGAAGPTKRAAAAACENYKKTFAEIEGNSLLYEGVKWRHVEYPHMVALGYPGSGGAQEKREALGGMRYICAGALISQKHVLTAAHCVSNVRELVPVEAILGATLYSAIPLHPKSTQRIPISRIVGHPGYNRSSDRNDIAVLELRDLAVFSNHVRPTCLTAEPLEKRKLGSRRSLTALGWGVPDPEDAGSSRLIVAGGLDVVERKSCSKIYENSTANGFDDGVICAADPVRCDALRRSDGGPLLASEGPFSPVVGVASSGQFCDGGRSFPGVYVSVYEHLGWIEERVWPESSN
- the LOC105686678 gene encoding serine protease snake-like isoform X1 — protein: MGKLSPSLPRLSALLIATLYFDFCSADNPVFQDHGYYEGNRCDLENGQGEGVCVKLTDCSSRMQEIKDGRYSGADRCGFANFEEIVCCAERSRSARNSGAAGPTKRAAAAACENYKKTFAEIEGNSLLYEGVKWRHVEYPHMVALGYPGSGGAQEKREALGGMRYICAGALISQKHVLTAAHCVSNVRELVPVEAILGATLYSAIPLHPKSTQRIPISRIVGHPGYNRSSDRNDIAVLELRDLAVFSNHVRPTCLTAEPLEKRKLGSRRSLTALGWGVPDPEDAGSSRLIVAGGLDVVERKSCSKIYENSTANGFDDGVICAADPVRCDALRRSDGGPLLASEGPFSPVVGVASSGQFCDGGRSFPGVYVSVYEHLGWIEERVWPESSN